The Vigna angularis cultivar LongXiaoDou No.4 chromosome 9, ASM1680809v1, whole genome shotgun sequence DNA window TATGACCTGTTAGTAGAGATATTCATTAcccagaaaacaataaaataaaagtttaatttatattgtattaagttaaatttaattaaaattaaaattaatttatatttattggattaaatttaattaaaaataaattttaatttatattatattttatattttattttgtaattttattttaaaaaattataaaatatatttgtttaaaatactgttgatattttttaaaagtgtatTCAATCATTAAGAAaacagataattttttaaatgtctaACCCTATTTATTGCCATCTACATGAGAGTGTGCCCTTGATAAATATcatgcatatatataaaaatcCTTTAAAAATTGATGTTTGATGTGTGCAGGAAATCTTGGAAATTTGCCTCTAATGGTGGTTCCAGCCATTTGTAAGGAGAAAAGCAGTCCATTTGGGGATGAAAATCTTTGTTACAAAAACGGAATGGCATATGCATCACTCTCATTAGCAGTATGATATTATCTTCCAACATTTGAAAATTAAGTTTAAGTTTAATAAATGCTATATACTTTAACTTAATTATGTTTTCCATGTTCCTCCAACTAATTATAagcaaaaataatcaaaatggCTTGTTAATTAAGAAGATTATTAGTTAATCTTTTCTCTattcattttccatttcttatataaaaatagGAAAGGTATATATCATCAGTAATtactaatttcattttaaaaaataatttttttccttctgAAATGAcatatgttatatttataataataaaaaaaataagaattgtgggtattttatttgattagattttttaaaaatattttaaccttTTCAACATATTTCTTCCCTTTTTTCAGCTAGCATCCATCTTAGTGTGGTCTTTTGCATACAACATTGTACGCATGTATTCAATTAAGAACATTTCCACTGAGAAAGTTACTGAAAATCAAACATTTGCATCAGAAAGTGATGCAAAAAGCCTATCAGAAGTTTCCACACAAACAATGGCCATTGAAACTGATGAAAGATCACACACTAACAATGCTGTGGATCAACATGAAATTGAAACCTATGTAGTGCTACATAAAGAAAAGGTATGTAGAACATTTACTTTTGATGTTTCAGTCCTTAAGATTACAATACTCTATATATTATACAACTTTTtctatatattctaaaataaccATACTTTTAGCCTTTCTATCTGTAGAAAAATAATGATTTGAGttctcattttttaataaaatattaatttttatttctaattttctcTCAAATAAGATAccaataacatatatatatatatatatatatatatatatatatatatatatatatatatatatatatcagtatttaattatattgattgaaaaaataaatttgttttagtaaAACTTTTCAACAAGTGATATTTTAAAGACAAAAGGACCAATTTCTATATTTGGCAATAATAAATAGAGGATTAGAAGTATCATTGAACCTAATAAATTGTAGTATTTATATAGTTTAGGCTTTGAAtggaataaaaattattataattggtgtcttttgatttatatattttcagatggttactatattcaatattttagaGAAGGAGAAGCTAAGAAAATACGTAAAGATGTTATGTAAATGGAGCAACTTGAAGCAACTTTTTCCTCCTACATTGATTGGAGCGGTATGTTAataattctctctctctttttctctctagatttattatttttcatcaattaaTTGTTCCATtatgagtttttcttttctatccctaataattaatatataaataaaaaaacgaGTCATCAGGATCACAATGCATGTAAAGAAATATGAATACATatgaaacataaatattaaatatatttttttaaaaaaaaattcaagtcgAAATTACTCTGATAGTGTGTttactatcaatattttttttactaacttATTTATGAAAGtaattactttatatattattgctaatttttagtttatgttttgaattatgcAGCTGGTTGGCTTGCTAATTGGAGTAGTTCCTCAATTTAGACATTTAATAGTAGGTGGAAGTGCTCCTCTCTATGTGATTCAAGACTCTATAATTATGATAGGGTAAGCATcatcaatatattaaaaaaaatgaagaaaaataattatcttatctaattttactttcctttGTTCATAGGAATGCTTGCCTACCAGCTATGACTATGTTAGTAGGGGCCAATCTTCTTGAAGGTACacatgatatatatttttttttatcaacaataactaattatatatatatatatatatatatgtgtatatgtatatgtatgtgtgtataAAAGAATGAAGTATTAGGAACATTTGAACTTTTATGTATGAAcctttaaaaactaaattccctttaaaaaaatatcatgatAAAAATCTcatagattaaataaaaaatagatatacaatatataaataaatgtaaattccTTCTTATAAACTAAtcttgtaaaattgagttaaattcttaacaaacaaataaaataacatccTTTGAAACAAAACAGACAAAAACACAAAAGTAAATCATCTTATGATTTCTGTTAACTCAAATCATTACAATAAAAATCATACTTATACATGTGATTTACCCAAATCATTACAAACAAACCTAATTACacgtatatataattaataaaacatgagtttttcaaaattgtatAATTCTTTTCATGGATTGTGAGATAAAGTTGTTATATAGTTAGATTTGGATATGGTTATTCTCAGGTTTGAAGGGAGAAAGAGTGAAGTTTTCAGTTCTTTTTGGCATAATTGTGGTTAGAAACATTGCCATGCCAGTTCTAGGAGTAGCCATTGTTAAAGGAGCTGTTCATTTTGGCATCATCCATCATGATCCATTGTATGAGTTTGTTTTACTGCTTCAATTTGCCCTTCCACCAGCAGTGGCTATAAGTAAGttctttatcaaatttaatcaccaatttttttatatatatttctaatagagaaactattaaaaattattcttttatatatttctaacagaaaaactattaaaaaaatatccaacTTTTATATATTGCTGTGAAAATGAATCATCTGGTTCAGTctgattcattttcaaatatatatattattttttattttttttctatggtTCCTTCAGGTACATCTACTCAATTGTTTGAAACTGGGAAGGGTGAATGCTCAATTATTATGCTTGCAACTTATTCCTTTGCTGCAGTGTCCCTTACTCTTTGGTGCACATTCTTCATATGGCTTGTATTATAGTTACATTTATAAGAGACAAGAAATAATTCAACAAATTGTACAACAACTCATCCAAAAGGGggaaaaataatttgtaatagAAGATGGGTGAAATAGAtagacaaaataattaattatgttgtatAATTTGTTATGAATCATCATATCTCTTAATTCAATTGGGCTTGTATTTTGTGAGTTGTTCACACATGCCTGATTGTCTAAAGAGATGTATGGGTAAGAGTCAAAgtttgatataatataataatatatcatgAGTGTTTTATCAGTGCCAAACGTTTCATTCTTGAAGTGATTTAGgaatttttgtgttttcttaaCTCAGTCTCCTTTAATTGTAATTCATTAAAGTTCATTTATTCACAGGATTGacacaaattttgaattttatgtcTGGTTGGATAGAGTCGTACGTGATACTTAgatgaattatttataaaagtgcCGTAAAACAATTTTTACATAGACTTTTTTATCGCCTAACGTGAAATAGTTGACGTGAAAtgttctgtgttaatattaatatgtaaTGAAGTATCATAAGTTATGACATGTGATGCATGCATTAAGTGATATGATTAGTATGAGATAGTAATATTACAATGTAATACTATATAATATCAGTGTGAGAATTACAAAGACTTAGAAATTGGTAGTTTAGGAGTGATACTGgattaaaaatagtgagatttgattattttaatataaatagttttgttatgaacgaatttttttattttaaattacatcatctttttaaaaatcacttttgtaGAGTTCTCTAACTTCTTTTTAAgagtttttc harbors:
- the LOC108347271 gene encoding protein PIN-LIKES 3-like codes for the protein MEILKLFVIALMPNLKVLLLTVLGSLLAMNRFNILSESAINNMNTMVYFVFSPALACSSLASTITLRSLIALWFMPFCIVLTVVVGTALGWLLVKITRVPYHLRGLVLGCCAVGNLGNLPLMVVPAICKEKSSPFGDENLCYKNGMAYASLSLALASILVWSFAYNIVRMYSIKNISTEKVTENQTFASESDAKSLSEVSTQTMAIETDERSHTNNAVDQHEIETYVVLHKEKMVTIFNILEKEKLRKYVKMLCKWSNLKQLFPPTLIGALVGLLIGVVPQFRHLIVGGSAPLYVIQDSIIMIGNACLPAMTMLVGANLLEGLKGERVKFSVLFGIIVVRNIAMPVLGVAIVKGAVHFGIIHHDPLYEFVLLLQFALPPAVAISTSTQLFETGKGECSIIMLATYSFAAVSLTLWCTFFIWLVL